One segment of Myxococcus guangdongensis DNA contains the following:
- a CDS encoding NUDIX hydrolase encodes MSRTVKPWLRLRLGLEHDYQVLTVREDKWADPRTNLEHPRVRVDCADWVNVIAVTPADELVLVRQFRFGTGADTLEVPGGMVDEGEDPAVAAARELEEETGYVAGRVLPLGWVHPNPALQDNRCFSFLALDCVKAHAGQQDEGEDIAVELHPRADAPRLILEGRITHSLVVGAFFLERLRAEAKTP; translated from the coding sequence ATGTCCCGGACGGTGAAGCCCTGGCTGCGACTGCGCCTGGGCTTGGAGCATGACTACCAGGTGCTGACGGTGCGCGAGGACAAGTGGGCGGACCCTCGCACGAACCTGGAGCACCCTCGGGTGCGGGTGGACTGCGCGGACTGGGTGAACGTCATCGCGGTGACGCCGGCCGACGAGCTGGTGCTGGTGCGGCAGTTCCGCTTCGGCACGGGCGCGGACACGCTGGAGGTACCCGGCGGCATGGTGGACGAGGGCGAGGACCCCGCGGTCGCCGCGGCGCGCGAGCTGGAGGAGGAGACGGGGTACGTGGCGGGCCGTGTGCTTCCGCTCGGCTGGGTGCACCCGAATCCCGCGCTGCAGGACAACCGGTGCTTCAGCTTCCTGGCGCTGGACTGCGTGAAGGCACATGCGGGGCAGCAGGACGAAGGCGAGGACATCGCCGTGGAGCTGCACCCGCGCGCGGACGCGCCCAGGCTCATCCTGGAGGGGCGCATCACCCACTCGCTGGTGGTGGGGGCGTTCTTCCTGGAGCGGCTCCGCGCGGAGGCGAAGACTCCGTAG
- the moaC gene encoding cyclic pyranopterin monophosphate synthase MoaC: MKMVDVGAKPKTERVAVATGLLRMQAETRERLLAGKMEKGDVLAAARLAGIMAAKRTPDFIPLCHPIALSGVEVTLEPVAEGLTVRVTVRTVDRTGVEMEALTAACAAALTVYDMCKSSDRGMVLDAVQLESKSGGRSGTWEREPVKKAAASSRTARKRSVR, encoded by the coding sequence ATGAAGATGGTGGATGTGGGCGCGAAGCCGAAGACGGAGCGCGTGGCGGTGGCCACGGGGCTCTTGCGCATGCAGGCCGAGACGCGCGAGCGCCTCCTCGCGGGGAAGATGGAGAAGGGGGACGTGCTCGCCGCGGCGAGGCTCGCGGGCATCATGGCCGCCAAGCGCACCCCGGACTTCATCCCGCTGTGCCATCCCATCGCGCTGTCCGGTGTCGAGGTGACGCTCGAGCCCGTGGCCGAGGGGCTCACCGTGCGCGTGACGGTGCGCACCGTGGACCGCACGGGCGTGGAGATGGAGGCGCTCACCGCGGCGTGCGCGGCGGCGCTCACCGTCTATGACATGTGCAAGAGCTCGGACCGCGGCATGGTGCTGGACGCGGTGCAGCTGGAGTCCAAGTCGGGTGGCCGCTCGGGGACGTGGGAGCGCGAGCCGGTGAAGAAGGCCGCCGCGTCCTCGCGCACCGCTCGAAAGCGTTCTGTCCGGTAG
- a CDS encoding trans-sulfuration enzyme family protein has translation MSTKQKTLAVHAGTRLTGSKAVPVSPPISVAAVSWFDSSDDLDGALDGKDYAYARISAPNTTLLEEAVAALEGAESCVAYASGMAALRSLFEAQGFRPGDRLVMPADGYGVTRALYKKLCAALGVELHALKLTDADAPARIRELRPRLVLAESITNPLLRVADLRVLAKASHDVGAAFAVDATFPSPMGQRALQMGADYAVQSTSKWLNGHSDALGGTVSGSRERIEVLRAARILAGDVLGPFEAWLTLRGLRTLPVRMKAHAEHAAHVARRLSESPLLERVIYPGLPSHPDHAVARELLKDGGPMVAFEIRGAGRPEAMRFLEALKVGRPGPSLGDVCTLVMHAASASARRFTPEEREAAGIRESLIRVSVGLEDPDDVVDDLLQAVARGVAR, from the coding sequence ATGAGCACGAAGCAGAAGACGCTGGCGGTGCACGCCGGGACGCGGCTGACGGGGAGCAAGGCGGTGCCTGTCTCGCCCCCCATCTCCGTCGCGGCGGTGAGCTGGTTCGACAGCAGTGACGACCTGGACGGCGCGCTCGACGGCAAGGACTACGCCTATGCCCGCATCAGCGCGCCCAACACGACGCTGCTGGAAGAGGCCGTGGCGGCGCTCGAGGGGGCCGAGTCCTGTGTGGCCTACGCCAGCGGCATGGCCGCGCTGCGCTCGCTCTTCGAGGCGCAGGGCTTCCGCCCCGGCGACAGGTTGGTGATGCCGGCCGACGGCTACGGCGTCACGCGCGCGCTCTACAAGAAGCTGTGCGCGGCGCTGGGCGTGGAGCTGCACGCGCTGAAGCTGACGGACGCGGACGCACCGGCGCGCATCCGGGAGCTCCGACCCCGGCTGGTGCTGGCGGAGAGCATCACCAATCCGCTCCTGCGCGTGGCGGACCTGCGCGTCCTCGCGAAGGCGAGCCATGACGTGGGCGCGGCGTTCGCGGTGGACGCGACGTTCCCTTCTCCCATGGGGCAGCGCGCGCTGCAGATGGGCGCGGACTACGCGGTGCAGTCCACCAGCAAGTGGCTCAACGGGCACAGCGACGCGCTGGGTGGCACGGTGAGCGGCTCGCGTGAGCGCATCGAGGTCCTGCGCGCCGCGCGCATCCTCGCGGGCGATGTGCTGGGACCGTTCGAGGCGTGGTTGACGCTGCGCGGGCTGCGCACGTTGCCGGTGCGGATGAAGGCGCATGCGGAGCACGCGGCCCACGTGGCGAGGCGACTGTCGGAGTCTCCGCTGCTCGAGCGGGTCATCTACCCGGGGCTGCCCTCGCATCCGGACCACGCGGTGGCGCGCGAGCTGTTGAAGGACGGTGGGCCCATGGTGGCGTTCGAGATTCGGGGCGCGGGGCGCCCGGAGGCCATGCGCTTCCTAGAGGCGTTGAAGGTGGGGCGGCCCGGGCCTTCACTGGGCGATGTCTGCACGCTGGTGATGCACGCGGCCAGCGCGAGCGCGCGGCGCTTCACGCCCGAGGAGCGCGAGGCGGCGGGCATCCGCGAGAGCCTCATCCGTGTCTCCGTGGGGCTGGAGGACCCGGACGACGTGGTGGACGATTTGCTCCAGGCCGTGGCCCGTGGGGTGGCGCGATGA
- the trxB gene encoding thioredoxin-disulfide reductase — MAEEKINKVTIIGSGPAGYTAAIYAARANLEPVVFAGGPTLEHPQRVPGGQLMVTTDVENYPGFPEAITGPELMERFQKQAERFGTVIHMENVVKVDFSQRPFLLESESGLRVRSETVIISTGATAKWLGVKGEDTYKNRGVSACATCDGAFFKNQEVLVVGGGDTAMEEATYLAKIVKHVTLIHRRDSLRASKVMQERALNNPKISFLWNSAVEEVQGDAKGMSGAVVRNLKTGDSQLLKATGLFVAIGHTPNTELFQGILETHQGGYLKTVPGSTRTNIPGVFACGDVQDSYYRQAITAAGTGCMAAIDAERWLIEHGE; from the coding sequence GTGGCGGAGGAGAAGATCAACAAGGTGACCATCATCGGCTCGGGGCCGGCGGGCTACACCGCGGCCATCTATGCCGCGCGTGCCAACCTGGAGCCGGTGGTGTTCGCCGGTGGGCCCACGCTGGAGCACCCCCAGCGCGTGCCGGGCGGGCAGCTCATGGTGACCACGGACGTGGAGAACTACCCGGGCTTCCCGGAGGCCATCACCGGTCCGGAGCTGATGGAGCGCTTCCAGAAGCAGGCGGAGCGCTTCGGGACGGTCATCCACATGGAGAACGTGGTGAAGGTGGACTTCAGCCAGCGCCCGTTCCTGTTGGAGAGTGAGAGCGGCCTGCGCGTGCGCTCGGAGACGGTCATCATCTCCACCGGCGCCACGGCCAAGTGGCTGGGCGTCAAGGGCGAGGACACGTACAAGAACCGCGGCGTGTCCGCGTGCGCCACGTGTGACGGCGCGTTCTTCAAGAACCAGGAGGTCCTCGTCGTCGGCGGCGGCGACACGGCGATGGAGGAGGCCACGTACCTGGCGAAGATCGTCAAGCACGTCACCCTCATCCACCGGCGCGATTCGCTGCGCGCGTCGAAGGTCATGCAGGAGCGCGCGCTCAACAACCCGAAGATCTCCTTCCTGTGGAACTCCGCGGTGGAGGAGGTCCAGGGCGACGCGAAGGGGATGTCCGGCGCGGTGGTGCGCAACCTCAAGACGGGCGACAGCCAGCTGCTCAAGGCGACGGGCCTGTTCGTGGCCATCGGCCACACGCCGAACACGGAGCTGTTCCAGGGCATCCTGGAGACGCACCAGGGCGGCTATCTCAAGACGGTGCCGGGCAGCACCCGCACGAACATCCCCGGCGTCTTCGCTTGTGGTGACGTGCAGGACAGCTACTACCGGCAGGCAATCACCGCCGCGGGCACCGGCTGCATGGCGGCCATCGACGCCGAGCGTTGGCTCATCGAGCACGGCGAGTAG
- a CDS encoding cyclic nucleotide-binding domain-containing protein, translating to MDAELLKKVALFEGLTQGQLAKVAQLGQTRDYPAGAFLFREGESGQEMFVISRGKVRISKSVPGIGEEALAILEPGQYFGEMAVIEDSPRSADAIAHVSCAVWVIERSKLDQLMFTDKDLAYVLLWTFVRTLSERLRETNDKIKSFFAISRF from the coding sequence ATGGATGCCGAGCTCCTCAAGAAGGTTGCGCTGTTCGAGGGTTTGACCCAGGGCCAGCTCGCCAAGGTGGCTCAACTCGGCCAGACCAGGGACTACCCTGCGGGCGCCTTCCTCTTCCGCGAGGGGGAGTCCGGCCAGGAGATGTTCGTCATCTCCCGGGGCAAGGTCCGCATCTCCAAGTCCGTGCCCGGCATCGGCGAGGAGGCGCTCGCCATCCTGGAGCCCGGCCAGTACTTCGGTGAGATGGCGGTAATCGAGGACTCGCCCCGCTCCGCCGACGCCATCGCCCACGTGAGCTGCGCGGTGTGGGTCATCGAGCGCTCCAAGCTGGACCAGCTCATGTTCACCGACAAGGACCTGGCGTACGTCCTGCTGTGGACGTTCGTCCGGACGCTGAGCGAGCGACTTCGCGAGACGAACGACAAGATCAAATCGTTCTTCGCCATCTCCCGCTTCTGA
- the radC gene encoding RadC family protein, which translates to MGWRMGEAWAADEVGEGSRDARKGGDVESSRERLFRLGARALTDTELLCVAWGVASGSRGATEAALAVLKRCGGLKALLQAEPVELAHVPGLGPRRAAQVLAALELGRRAQRSPERRPRLRSPREIHTYLTPGLTGLRREVFHVLCFNTRNVLVHDARVAEGTMNTCPVDPREVFAAALVSRATAIVLAHNHPSGDPEPSVQDVALTRHLVAGARLLNVKVLDHLVVGDGGFVSMLERGLLPDGEWEAKREWNVAGGRG; encoded by the coding sequence ATGGGGTGGCGGATGGGCGAGGCGTGGGCGGCGGACGAGGTGGGTGAGGGGTCGAGGGACGCGCGCAAGGGAGGGGACGTCGAGTCCTCCCGGGAGCGGCTCTTCCGGTTGGGAGCGCGGGCGCTCACGGACACGGAGCTCTTGTGCGTGGCGTGGGGCGTGGCCTCGGGCTCGCGCGGCGCGACGGAGGCGGCGCTCGCGGTGTTGAAGCGCTGCGGGGGACTCAAGGCGCTGCTGCAGGCGGAGCCGGTGGAGCTGGCCCACGTGCCGGGCCTGGGGCCACGGCGGGCGGCCCAGGTGCTCGCGGCGCTGGAGTTGGGACGGCGCGCGCAGAGGTCGCCGGAGCGCAGGCCCAGGCTGCGCTCTCCCCGGGAGATCCACACGTACCTGACGCCGGGGCTCACCGGGCTGAGGCGCGAGGTCTTCCACGTGCTGTGCTTCAACACGCGCAACGTGCTGGTGCACGACGCGCGGGTGGCGGAGGGCACCATGAACACGTGCCCGGTGGACCCAAGGGAGGTGTTCGCCGCGGCGCTGGTGTCCCGGGCGACGGCCATCGTCCTGGCGCACAACCACCCCTCGGGAGACCCGGAGCCCAGCGTCCAGGACGTGGCGCTCACGCGGCACCTGGTGGCGGGCGCGAGGTTGCTCAACGTGAAGGTGCTGGACCACCTGGTGGTGGGCGACGGCGGCTTCGTGTCGATGCTGGAGCGAGGCCTGCTCCCGGACGGGGAGTGGGAGGCGAAGCGGGAATGGAACGTGGCGGGAGGACGTGGATGA
- a CDS encoding DUF3006 domain-containing protein produces MMAGCLVGMVQVELLEDTRAQVVRLEGGQACVVERTLLPTDAREGDVVVDGRVEPEATALRVMEVARRRARLAVPVPPGLEL; encoded by the coding sequence ATGATGGCGGGATGCCTGGTGGGGATGGTGCAGGTGGAGTTGCTGGAGGACACGCGCGCGCAGGTGGTGCGGCTGGAGGGCGGCCAGGCCTGCGTGGTGGAGCGAACCCTGCTCCCGACGGACGCGCGCGAGGGGGACGTGGTGGTGGACGGCCGCGTGGAGCCTGAGGCCACGGCGCTGAGGGTGATGGAGGTGGCGCGGAGGAGGGCCCGCCTGGCCGTCCCCGTGCCGCCGGGGCTGGAGCTGTGA
- a CDS encoding RecQ family ATP-dependent DNA helicase yields the protein MVDMRAMSVALPYLEEAQQGLVRHFGLTQFRPGQAEVISTVLSGRNTVVVMPTGAGKSLCYQLPATLLPGLTLVVSPLIALMKDQVEQLTARGISATFINSSLTDLERAERMRRLRGGEYKLLYVAPERFRSASFVQMVMDVGVDLLAVDEAHCISQWGHDFRPDYALLGQVRKRLRPPRTVALTATATPEVRADIVRVLLMKEPREFAMGFDRPNLFLGKQEVGGDTDRHEACARLAALGGSGIIYCSTRRAAEGIFSELHGRKLKAVLYHAGMEDDARRRAQDTFMSTQDAVAVATNAFGMGIDKPDIRFVAHANIPRAVEAYYQEIGRAGRDGGDARAVLLFNHSDVYTQERLIQGSHPSEAVLADVWAVLQSVEEFERGVHVLAGMVNASEFEVSAALRIFERAGKLERGGRGEGEHGVLLTEKAQAAHPHSPDAQRLLKSLMETFPIGRQATTELTILARRIGLSVDETRHALGLLEKAGVVRVRRPFSGRSIRALMRLPFRELGMDLSHVREQERQNLQLLRRMTDYAYSDRDSRCRRRAVLHYFGQQDVETSCGNCDVCAPAKMPVLLSGGPSASRARAAAAATLVTNYSELASTELRRWRKELSKDLGVAPFIIFNDATLLGLAAALPIDREGFLTVKGTGESRWERFGPKVVEICLMARAAGHEPQVAPMAAVRAKKPRIRRAMGAD from the coding sequence ATGGTGGACATGCGAGCGATGTCGGTGGCCCTGCCCTACCTCGAAGAAGCCCAGCAGGGCCTGGTGCGCCACTTCGGCCTGACGCAGTTCCGTCCGGGACAGGCGGAGGTCATCTCCACCGTGCTGTCCGGGCGCAACACCGTGGTGGTGATGCCCACCGGCGCCGGCAAGAGCCTGTGCTACCAGCTGCCGGCCACGCTGCTGCCAGGGCTGACGCTGGTGGTGTCGCCGCTCATCGCGCTGATGAAGGACCAGGTGGAGCAGCTCACCGCGCGCGGCATCTCCGCCACGTTCATCAACTCGTCGCTGACGGATTTGGAGCGGGCCGAGCGGATGCGCCGGCTGCGCGGCGGTGAGTACAAGCTCCTGTACGTGGCGCCGGAGCGCTTTCGCAGCGCGAGCTTCGTGCAGATGGTCATGGACGTGGGCGTGGACCTGCTCGCCGTGGACGAGGCGCACTGCATCTCCCAGTGGGGCCACGACTTCCGGCCGGACTACGCGCTGCTGGGACAGGTGCGCAAGCGGCTGCGGCCTCCGCGCACGGTGGCGCTCACCGCCACGGCCACGCCGGAGGTGCGCGCGGACATCGTCCGGGTGCTGCTGATGAAGGAGCCCCGCGAGTTCGCCATGGGGTTCGACCGGCCCAACCTCTTCCTCGGCAAGCAGGAGGTGGGCGGGGACACGGACCGGCACGAGGCGTGCGCGCGCCTGGCGGCGCTGGGGGGCAGCGGCATCATCTACTGCTCCACGCGCCGGGCCGCGGAGGGCATCTTCTCGGAGCTGCACGGCCGCAAGCTCAAGGCGGTGCTGTACCACGCGGGCATGGAGGACGACGCGCGCCGGCGGGCGCAGGACACCTTCATGTCCACCCAGGACGCGGTGGCGGTGGCCACCAACGCGTTCGGCATGGGCATCGACAAGCCGGACATCCGCTTCGTCGCGCACGCCAACATCCCGCGCGCGGTGGAGGCGTACTACCAGGAGATTGGCCGCGCGGGCCGAGACGGTGGGGATGCCCGGGCGGTGCTGCTGTTCAACCACTCGGACGTGTACACCCAGGAGCGGCTCATCCAGGGCAGCCACCCCTCGGAGGCGGTGCTGGCGGACGTGTGGGCCGTGCTCCAGTCGGTGGAGGAGTTCGAGCGGGGCGTGCACGTGCTCGCGGGCATGGTGAACGCCAGTGAGTTCGAGGTGTCCGCGGCGCTGCGCATCTTCGAGCGCGCCGGGAAGCTCGAGCGCGGAGGCCGGGGCGAGGGCGAGCACGGGGTGCTGCTGACGGAGAAGGCCCAGGCCGCGCACCCCCACTCCCCGGACGCGCAGCGGCTGCTCAAGTCGCTGATGGAGACGTTCCCCATCGGCCGTCAGGCCACCACGGAGCTGACCATCCTCGCGCGCCGCATCGGCCTGTCGGTGGACGAGACGCGCCACGCGCTGGGGCTGTTGGAGAAGGCGGGCGTGGTGCGGGTGCGCAGGCCCTTCTCGGGGCGCTCCATCCGCGCGCTCATGAGGCTGCCCTTCCGGGAGCTGGGCATGGACCTGTCCCACGTGCGCGAACAGGAGCGGCAGAACCTCCAGCTGCTGCGGCGGATGACGGACTACGCCTACTCGGACCGGGACTCACGCTGCCGGCGCCGCGCCGTCCTCCACTACTTCGGCCAGCAGGACGTGGAGACCTCCTGCGGCAACTGCGACGTGTGCGCGCCCGCGAAGATGCCGGTGCTGCTGTCGGGAGGGCCGTCCGCCTCACGCGCCCGCGCCGCGGCCGCCGCGACGCTGGTGACGAACTACAGCGAGCTGGCCTCCACGGAGCTGCGCCGCTGGCGCAAGGAGCTGTCGAAGGACCTGGGCGTCGCGCCCTTCATCATCTTCAACGACGCGACGCTGTTGGGTCTGGCGGCGGCGCTGCCCATCGACCGGGAGGGCTTCCTCACGGTGAAGGGCACGGGGGAGAGCCGCTGGGAGCGCTTCGGCCCCAAGGTGGTGGAGATCTGCCTCATGGCCCGCGCCGCGGGACACGAGCCGCAGGTGGCGCCCATGGCCGCGGTGCGAGCGAAGAAGCCTCGCATCCGCCGCGCGATGGGCGCCGACTGA
- a CDS encoding tetratricopeptide repeat protein: MAKSMVERYEQLLRQDPTSSVFVELAKALLEKGDAPRAIEVCEQGVSHHPSSTVGRVLWGKALIQLGRPAEAMEQFDRAIAIEKDNPYAYNLIGEVLLQRGLYRSALPILRKAVALQPNDGRVKLWLEQAQQALAGGPAPVFADLMGLEKAEPEAGESEADAAKPESAESAPAAASPMAAARLRAAALGDAAKAASASGPGASKSAGVRAAVDLASAAAAGGRASPGDAGAPGTDDASATEAGGEQASSGAEGDASASVPSSDSLGLIDRQVPVLRPSSGTQLPSLELSLFDEEDGARSPDANAPTGEGADAEASQAGQALDPAAFGDGPAASSEAGAVSDETREQALLRSSEFTTAKPVVPAASTHSPDSDEEQALLRSSEFTTAKPVVPAASGGLLGDLPPPEPTAATPVVARAQPQARGSGSKRSLLEDLPEASDATGATGRAKAGAPKQDTEALTAAYEKELRQKLAREAAKTSFLKRNGVKVAGGAVLLMVVIAVIVGVLRIRAATGGQTLNEALAKSEDLITQDTRASLDGALQQLDRALDMDESSSRAWALKAWTHALLFADHGLSPDDRLKALEALEKPGVREAAPGLTLATNVLVADDRGREPARRALLAATEESTEVHALAASLLLAAKDEKKALERFDRALRASPSNVRALVALGGYYLASEDFPHAIEMFGSARTKSPKHPVARIGQAEARLALEQDLEASLADVAPLAGSPELPADLGPRQQLVHGRLLSAVGKHDEARALLAKGTQGPLAFDFQLAQGAASRAAGKLDAAQSAYEAALKLQPNSDEAREGLGRTLLDRDRERDVLTRLEADGGRKVALVRGTAYARLGDWRRARTELARTRVNERYPPEAVSLLALADAAEGNAVQARELLEKALAASKRPRNDMRLALGQVYWRERAFDKAQSQFEEAQKDPRDYEASCSLGRLMLARGLPDMALKPLTQAVERNGSHGEARDALGRTLLALGRTPEALKQFETWQLDNPGSADAHKGFALALFHSGRRKEAEGAVGRSAKLAPDDAEAHRLRAAILFASGDAKGGFSALERANKLNPKDPDTFCEIAHAFLRQGNPDNADAAFAAARREGPDATCGRVGELYAQLPSGGRPAARTLEDLASRAPTVWDKAFAQATMARVLLGAGVLKEARTAAEEAVRLAPYEGRSHLALGMVALKQRQEPVAKAALLKAVELEPTDGLAHLALADVLVRESAELPRAVESYEAFLRLAGGSEDAGRVKKALPSLKKKAAR; encoded by the coding sequence ATGGCCAAGTCGATGGTGGAGCGCTACGAGCAGCTCCTCCGGCAGGACCCCACTTCTTCCGTTTTCGTCGAACTGGCCAAGGCCCTGCTGGAAAAGGGGGACGCGCCGCGCGCCATCGAGGTGTGTGAGCAGGGTGTCTCGCACCATCCGTCCTCGACGGTGGGCCGGGTGCTCTGGGGCAAGGCGCTCATCCAACTGGGCCGCCCCGCCGAGGCGATGGAGCAGTTCGACCGCGCCATCGCCATCGAGAAGGACAACCCTTACGCCTACAACCTGATTGGCGAGGTGTTGCTGCAGCGCGGGCTGTACCGCTCGGCGCTGCCGATCCTGCGCAAGGCCGTGGCGCTGCAGCCCAACGACGGCCGCGTGAAGCTGTGGCTGGAGCAGGCGCAGCAGGCCCTGGCCGGTGGCCCGGCCCCGGTCTTCGCGGACCTGATGGGGTTGGAGAAGGCCGAGCCCGAGGCGGGTGAGTCCGAGGCCGACGCGGCGAAGCCCGAGAGCGCCGAGAGTGCTCCCGCCGCCGCGTCTCCCATGGCGGCCGCGAGGCTTCGCGCCGCCGCGCTCGGAGACGCCGCGAAGGCCGCGAGCGCCTCGGGGCCGGGGGCCTCGAAGAGCGCGGGTGTGCGGGCCGCCGTGGACCTGGCGAGCGCCGCCGCTGCGGGTGGGCGCGCGAGCCCGGGGGATGCGGGTGCTCCGGGCACGGACGATGCGTCCGCGACGGAGGCGGGAGGCGAGCAGGCTTCTTCGGGGGCGGAGGGCGATGCGTCGGCCTCGGTGCCGTCGTCTGATTCTCTCGGGTTGATTGACCGGCAGGTGCCGGTGCTGCGGCCCTCGTCGGGCACCCAGCTTCCGAGCCTGGAGCTGTCCCTCTTCGACGAGGAGGACGGAGCCCGTTCCCCAGACGCGAATGCGCCGACGGGGGAGGGCGCCGACGCGGAGGCTTCGCAGGCGGGGCAGGCGTTGGATCCGGCCGCCTTCGGGGACGGTCCTGCCGCGTCCTCGGAAGCGGGCGCGGTGTCCGACGAGACCCGCGAGCAGGCGCTGCTGCGCTCCAGCGAGTTCACCACCGCGAAGCCGGTGGTCCCCGCCGCGTCCACCCATTCGCCTGACTCGGATGAAGAGCAGGCGCTGCTGCGCTCCAGCGAGTTCACCACCGCGAAGCCGGTGGTTCCCGCCGCGTCGGGCGGGCTGCTGGGGGATTTGCCTCCGCCCGAGCCCACCGCCGCCACGCCCGTCGTCGCGCGCGCGCAGCCCCAGGCGCGTGGCTCGGGCTCCAAGCGCTCGCTGCTGGAGGATTTGCCCGAGGCTTCGGACGCCACGGGTGCCACGGGCCGCGCGAAGGCTGGCGCGCCCAAGCAGGACACCGAGGCGCTGACCGCCGCCTACGAGAAGGAGCTGCGGCAGAAGCTCGCGCGCGAGGCGGCCAAGACGTCCTTCCTCAAGCGCAACGGCGTGAAGGTGGCCGGCGGCGCCGTGCTGCTGATGGTGGTCATCGCGGTCATCGTCGGTGTGCTGCGCATCCGCGCGGCCACCGGTGGGCAGACCCTGAACGAGGCCCTGGCCAAGAGCGAGGACCTCATCACCCAGGACACGCGCGCGTCGCTGGACGGGGCGTTGCAGCAGCTGGACCGGGCGCTGGACATGGACGAGAGCAGCAGCCGCGCGTGGGCCCTCAAGGCCTGGACGCACGCGCTGCTCTTCGCGGACCACGGCCTGTCCCCGGATGACCGGCTCAAGGCGCTGGAGGCGCTGGAGAAGCCCGGGGTGAGGGAGGCCGCGCCGGGGCTGACGCTCGCCACCAACGTCCTCGTGGCGGATGACCGGGGACGCGAGCCCGCGCGCCGCGCGCTGCTCGCGGCGACGGAGGAGAGCACGGAGGTCCACGCGCTGGCCGCGAGCCTGCTGCTGGCCGCCAAGGACGAGAAGAAGGCGCTGGAGCGCTTCGACCGCGCGCTCCGGGCCTCGCCGTCGAACGTGCGCGCCCTGGTGGCGCTGGGTGGCTACTACCTGGCCTCCGAGGACTTCCCGCACGCCATCGAGATGTTCGGCTCGGCGCGCACGAAGTCCCCCAAGCACCCCGTGGCGCGCATCGGTCAGGCCGAGGCGCGGCTGGCGCTGGAGCAGGACCTGGAGGCGTCGCTGGCGGACGTGGCGCCCCTGGCGGGGAGCCCGGAGCTGCCCGCAGACCTGGGGCCTCGCCAGCAGCTGGTGCACGGTCGGCTCCTGTCCGCCGTGGGCAAGCATGATGAGGCCCGAGCGCTGCTCGCCAAGGGCACGCAGGGGCCGCTGGCCTTCGACTTCCAGCTCGCGCAGGGCGCGGCGAGCCGGGCCGCCGGGAAGCTGGACGCGGCGCAGTCCGCGTACGAGGCGGCGCTGAAGCTGCAGCCCAATAGCGACGAGGCCCGCGAGGGACTGGGCCGCACGCTGTTGGACCGGGACAGGGAGCGCGACGTGCTCACCCGCCTGGAGGCGGACGGCGGCCGCAAGGTGGCGCTGGTGCGGGGCACCGCGTACGCGCGGCTCGGGGACTGGAGGCGTGCTCGCACGGAGCTGGCGCGCACGCGGGTGAACGAGCGCTACCCGCCGGAGGCCGTGTCGCTGCTCGCGCTGGCGGACGCGGCGGAGGGCAACGCGGTGCAGGCCCGCGAGCTGCTCGAGAAGGCGCTGGCCGCGAGCAAGCGCCCGCGCAACGACATGCGACTGGCGCTGGGACAGGTGTACTGGCGTGAGCGCGCCTTCGACAAGGCGCAGTCCCAGTTCGAGGAGGCGCAGAAGGACCCTCGGGACTACGAGGCGTCATGCTCGCTGGGCCGGCTCATGCTGGCGCGCGGACTGCCGGACATGGCGCTCAAGCCGCTGACTCAGGCGGTGGAGCGCAACGGCTCGCACGGCGAGGCGCGCGACGCGCTGGGGCGCACGCTGCTGGCGCTGGGGCGCACGCCGGAGGCCCTCAAGCAGTTCGAGACGTGGCAGCTCGACAACCCGGGCAGCGCCGATGCGCACAAGGGCTTCGCGCTGGCGCTCTTCCACTCCGGGCGTCGCAAGGAGGCCGAAGGGGCCGTGGGGCGCTCGGCGAAGCTGGCGCCGGACGACGCCGAGGCCCACCGGCTGCGCGCCGCCATCCTCTTCGCCTCGGGTGACGCGAAGGGCGGCTTCTCCGCGCTCGAGCGCGCCAACAAGTTGAACCCGAAGGACCCGGACACCTTCTGCGAGATTGCCCACGCCTTCCTGCGCCAGGGCAACCCGGACAACGCGGACGCGGCCTTCGCGGCGGCGCGGCGCGAGGGGCCGGATGCCACCTGTGGCCGGGTGGGGGAACTCTACGCGCAGCTGCCCAGCGGCGGCCGTCCCGCGGCGCGGACGCTGGAGGACCTGGCCTCGCGCGCGCCCACCGTCTGGGACAAGGCCTTCGCCCAGGCCACCATGGCCCGGGTGCTCCTGGGGGCTGGCGTGCTGAAGGAGGCCCGGACGGCGGCGGAGGAGGCCGTGCGCCTGGCGCCGTACGAGGGCCGCTCACACCTGGCCCTGGGCATGGTGGCGCTCAAGCAGCGTCAGGAGCCCGTGGCCAAGGCGGCGCTCTTGAAGGCCGTGGAGCTGGAACCGACGGATGGACTGGCGCACCTGGCGCTGGCGGACGTGCTGGTGCGCGAGTCGGCGGAGCTGCCCCGGGCGGTGGAGTCCTATGAGGCCTTCCTCCGACTGGCCGGAGGCAGCGAGGATGCGGGCCGCGTGAAGAAGGCACTGCCGTCCCTCAAGAAGAAAGCGGCCCGCTAG